One part of the Eucalyptus grandis isolate ANBG69807.140 chromosome 10, ASM1654582v1, whole genome shotgun sequence genome encodes these proteins:
- the LOC104421996 gene encoding defective in cullin neddylation protein 1: MDPSADRLDIFDIYSRFCDIKSGIACARVEKGLRRDDESETAKFSREALAQLLKYVESRLPTRDSIFNELLKLMSRLNLLADFAEFACFYEFVFFICRENGQKNITVSKAITAWKLVLAGRFRLLNQWCEFVEKNQRYNISEDTWQQVLAFSRCVHETLEGYDPAGAWPVLIDDFVEHMYRVTGTSNNTNFHCTCDDSESHDDPLPGLKSYHGLKRKFSDDFTRVSEGLSETCIEDTSHDHWSVISKRRQKANLSSAFEDSPLTDTPDDYMENVRHSSPLGSKSPCAVEGCLSKGFAGLFSGRSYLPYNRERRVSYT; the protein is encoded by the exons ATGGATCCCTCTGCCGATCGCCTGGACATATTCGACATCTACAGCCGATTCTGCG ACATTAAATCTGGAATTGCTTGTGCACGTGTGGAAAAGGGTCTGAGACGAGACGACGAGTCAGAAACAGCAAAATTTTCAAGGGAGGCATTGGCTCAACTCTTAAAATATGTTGAATCAAGATTGCCAACGAG GGATTCAATTTTTAATGAGCTCTTGAAGCTTATGTCACGATTGAACTTGCTG GCAGATTTTGCAGAGTTTGCATGCTTCTATGAGTTTGTTTTCTTCATCTGCCGTGAAAATGGACAAAAGAACATCA CTGTAAGCAAGGCTATTACTGCCTGGAAACTTGTATTAGCTGGGAGGTTTCGACTGCTTAACCAGTGGTGCGAATTTGTTGAG AAAAACCAGCGATATAACATCTCTGAAGATACTTGGCAGCAAGTTCTAGCATTTAGCCGTTGCGTACATGAAACTCTAGAAGGTTATGATCCTGCAG GTGCATGGCCTGTCTTAATAGATGATTTTGTTGAGCATATGTACAG GGTAACGGGAACCAGTAACAATACTAACTTCCATTGTACCTGTGATGATTCAGAATCTCATGATGACCCTCTCCCAG GATTGAAGAGCTATCACGGTTTGAAGAGGAAGTTCAGTGACGACTTCACCAGGGTTAGTGAGGGACTCTCAGAAACGTGCATTGAGGACACCAGTCATGATCATTGGTCCGTGATTTCCAAGAGAAGGCAAAAGGCAAATTTGTCTTCAGCCTTCGAGGATAGCCCACTGACTGATACTCCAGATGACTACATGGAAAATGTCAGGCACAGTAGTCCCCTTGGCTCCAAGTCTCCATGTGCAGTCGAAGGTTGCTTATCAAAGGGCTTTGCTGGGCTCTTCTCCGGGCGTTCCTATTTGCCATACAACCGGGAAAGAAGAGTCTCCTACACCTGA
- the LOC104423632 gene encoding E3 ubiquitin-protein ligase RING1-like produces MCMPGVWGVTCAICLEEFAAGNEAREMPCQHRFHLGCIKKWLSVHGTCLVCRFAMLPEEDATKVLGEGGKDQAWGQRPIVVMLVINGRGVSIPSSSHRSMGLERSLGSGSEDNGGSADSSPAQDTASGW; encoded by the coding sequence ATGTGCATGCCCGgggtttggggtgtgacatGTGCCATCTGTCTAGAGGAGTTTGCAGCCGGCAATGAGGCTAGGGAGATGCCATGCCAGCATAGGTTCCACTTGGGCTGCATCAAGAAGTGGCTGTCGGTGCACGGGACTTGCCTTGTTTGCCGGTTTGCGATGCTGCCAGAGGAGGACGCCACGAAGGTTCTCGGCGAAGGTGGCAAGGATCAGGCTTGGGGCCAGAGACCGATCGTGGTGATGCTCGTGATTAATGGTCGGGGCGTGAGTATTCCTAGTTCAAGCCACAGGTCGATGGGTCTCGAACGGAGTTTGGGATCAGGATCAGAAGACAATGGTGGAAGTGCTGATAGCTCGCCAGCTCAGGACACGGCCTCAGGATGGTGA